CTGATGGAAAGACAATTGCTAGCGCCAGTGAAGACCGCACCATTAGGCTGTGGAATGTAAAAACAGGTGAAAGCTTAAGGATTTTACATGGACATACGGGGATGGTATCGTCAGTTACCTTTAGCCCCGATGGTCAGACTCTTGCTAGTGGCAGCGCCGATTTAACCATTAGGTTATGGGATGTCAACACAGGCCAATGTTTGAAAATTCTTTCTGGACATCACCATCAAGTGCGCACAGTTGCCTTTAGCCCTGATGGTCAAACAATTGCTAGTAGTAGTGACGACCAAACTATTAGGCTTTGGCAAGCCAGTACAGGTCAAGTTTTGAGAGTTTTAGAAGGGCACACCAGTCCAGTATGGGCAGTTAGCTTTCACCCTGATGGTAAGACCCTTGCTAGTGGTAGCCACGACCAAACTGTTAGGCTTTGGGATACTCACACGGGTAAATGTCTCAAAACTTTACAGGGACACGACAGTATAGTGTGGTCAGTCGCTTTTCACCCCAATGGGCACATTCTGGCCAGTGGCAGTGGAGATGCAACTGTCAGACTCTGGGAGACTGACACAGGGCAATGTTTGAAAATTTTGCAGGAACACGACAGCATGGTGTGGTCAGTTGCCTTTCACCCCAACGGGCAAATCCTAGCGAGTGGTAGCGAAGACCGCACTGTAAAACTGTGGGATTTGCAGAGTAACCAAGCTTTAAGAACATTTCAAGGCTATGCCAATCAGATTTGGTCAGTTGCCTTTAGTCCTAATGAAAAAATCCTTGCTAGTGGCAGTACTAATTCTTTAAGGCTCTGGGATACTGATACAGGTGAATGTTTAAAAATATTACAGGGGCATACGAGTTGGGTGACATCTGTTGCCTTTAGTCTCGATGGAAAAACCCTTGCTAGTAGCAGTTGCGATCGCACGATTCGCATCTGGGCTTTAGGTACGGGTGAATGTCTAAAAATTTTACAAGGGCATACAAGTTGGGTGTCAGGAGTTGCCTTCAGCCCTGTGGAACCAATTCTTGCCAGTGGTGGTTTCGACACAACTATTAAGATATGGAGTATTGATGATGGTAGATGCATTAATACTTTGCAGGGACATACAAGTTTCGTCTGGTCAACCGCTTTTAGTCCAGATGGGCAAATTCTTGCTAGTAGTAGCTTTGATAAAACTATCAGGCTGTGGCATATCCACAATGGTAAGTGCCTGAAAGTTTTGCAAGGACATAATAACTGGGTTTGGTCAGTAGCTTATAGTCCTGATGGTCAAACTTTGGTAAGTAGCAGTGCTGACCACAGCATTAAACTTTGGGATGCTAACACAGGTGAATGTTTGAAAACTCTACAAGCGCATACCAATCAAGTTTTTCAAGTCAAATTTAGCCCAGACAATCAAACACTTGTTAGTTGCAGTACTGACCAAACAATCAAACTCTGGAATGTGAATTCGGGTCAATGCCTTGCCACTTTACAGGGACACACAAATCAGATCCGTTGTGTTGCGTTCAATGGCAATGGACAAATCGTTGCTAGTGGTAGCGCTGATGATAGTATCAAAATTTGGGATTGGAAAAAGGGTGAATGTTTGAAAACCCTTAAGGCTGAGTTACCCTATCAAGATATGAATATTACAAATATTACAGGTTTAACCGAAGCCCAAAAAGCCACTTTGAAAGCTTTAGGAGCGATTGAGCAATGGACTCATCTGTGAATTCCAAATACTTTGCCAATATGAATTTGTATTAGTTTGATAGGCGATCGCATTTATGAATCCTGAATGTCCATTCGTCGGATTAGACCATTATCGATAGTGTAAATATGCTGAACCATTTTATCTATTATTAATTTTCCGTCTAAATCGCGTACAACTTGATGAACATCGACCACGATTTGTCCGCCTCGATCGAGTTGAAATTTCTGGGGTTCGACATGGGGATCGATCGATTTCCATTGGCGAGTCCAATAATTACGTACTGCTTCACGTCCGCGAACATAACCGCCTTCCATACCATTTGCCCATTCCACATCAGAGTGCATCAACGCGAGAACAGAATCAATATCGCGAGCGTTAAATGCAGCATAAGCTTTTGTGAGTAGATCTTGCTGTATTTGCATTAGGGTTTGCCACTCCATCACTTTGAACAACTCATCTTTGCAATTGATATAATCCTTTTAACATTTGCAACCCTAACCATGCACAAGGATAACTCGCTTCAGCAAAACATCGGGCGTTGATTTTGATATCTCTCTAAAAGTAGCGCACTTTTCAAAAATTAAATTCTATTTCTATATTTTTGGCATATTAAATACTGAATATGCTTTTTTACGCAAATTTTTATTACCGAGAAGTTTGATATCTCAATAAAAAAGTAATTATATCATGATTTTATGCTGATTTTTTTGTCACGAGTATTTATTTCGCAATTGAGACTTAATATAGATATAAACAACTAACTTAAGATAGAAGCATAAATGCGATCGCTAAATTTATGCTATTGAAGATTTAAATATTTAGCAAGATTCAGTAGATAGATAAAAATATTCATTTAGTACTGAATTCTACCCTTTAATGTAATTCCTAAACAATGGCATTAAACTTGGCAGATAGTCCCATCATTGCATTTACCATTCTCCTAGCAGTAATCTTTACTGTACCCCCTTTATTTGAGCGATTGCGACTACCTGGATTAGTAGGTTTACTCGTAGCAGGCGTAATTTTAGGGCAAAATGGATTAAAGCTGTTAAATTCTGAATCCGAAACTATCAAATTGCTCTCGGATATTGGCAAGATTTATTTAATGTTCGTGGCAGGGTTAGAGATTGATTTAGAACAGTTTCGTAAAACAAGAAATCGTTCAATAGGTTTTGGAACTCTGACATTTCTAGTTCCACTAATTGCTGGAATTGTTGCCGGACGTTTATTTAATTTTAGTTGGAACTCTTCAGTTCTAATTGGTTCTTTGCTTGCCTCTCATACTCTATTAGCTTATCCCATTGTTAGCCGTTTGGGAGTTGTCACAAATGAAGCAGTAACAGTTACAATTGGTGCCACCATTTTTACAGACACAGGTGCTTTGCTTGTATTAGCAATTTGTGTAGGCATTCATGGCGGAGATTTTTCTGCCCTCAGTTTAGTAACTTTGTTGGGTGGATTGGCAATTTATTCTGTTGTAGTTTTATTCGGCTTTGATTGGGCAGGAAAACAGTTCTTTCGCCGTTCTGGGGATGAACAAAGTAACCAGTTTATCTTTATCCTATTAGCATTATTTTTAGCCTCAGTCGGAGCGCAAGTAATTGGAGTTGAAAAAATTGTTGGAGCATTTTTAGCAGGTTTAGCCGTCAACGATGTTCTAGGACGCAGCCCAGTTAAAGAAAAAGTAGAATTTATTGGCAGTGCTTTGTTCATCCCTTGTTTCTTTGTAGACATGGGATTATTAATTAATATTCCGGCATTTCTGAAAACTCTCAGTTCAATTTGGCTGACTGTAGTTATTGTAGTGGCTTTAATTGGCAGTAAATTTATAGCGGCATTATTAGCCAAACTGCTTTACCGTTACAACTGGGCAGAAATGTTAACGATGTGGTCATTGTCTTTACCACAGGTAGCAGCGACGTTAGCAGCAACATTAGTTGCTTATCAAACGGTAAATCCAGCTGGCGAAAGGCTCATCAATGAAGGTGTATTAAACAGTGTGATTGTGCTGATGTTAGTTACGGCTATTCTCGGCCCGGTAATTACA
The genomic region above belongs to Calothrix sp. NIES-2098 and contains:
- a CDS encoding sodium/hydrogen exchanger, whose amino-acid sequence is MALNLADSPIIAFTILLAVIFTVPPLFERLRLPGLVGLLVAGVILGQNGLKLLNSESETIKLLSDIGKIYLMFVAGLEIDLEQFRKTRNRSIGFGTLTFLVPLIAGIVAGRLFNFSWNSSVLIGSLLASHTLLAYPIVSRLGVVTNEAVTVTIGATIFTDTGALLVLAICVGIHGGDFSALSLVTLLGGLAIYSVVVLFGFDWAGKQFFRRSGDEQSNQFIFILLALFLASVGAQVIGVEKIVGAFLAGLAVNDVLGRSPVKEKVEFIGSALFIPCFFVDMGLLINIPAFLKTLSSIWLTVVIVVALIGSKFIAALLAKLLYRYNWAEMLTMWSLSLPQVAATLAATLVAYQTVNPAGERLINEGVLNSVIVLMLVTAILGPVITARTATLLQVSQSDYETDRLTTWWENAEEQVVDENHEPFTIVVPIYNPQTQRYLIEMAALIGRHESGTIVPLAITKSHVQMDDPQLVIALEESRKRLNLTREISQEFGVEVSPTIRIDDDPALGISRVSREQNASLVVMGWSRTTGLRARLFGSVIDSVFWSSHCPVAVTRLLSSPTTIQRILVPVGDLTRQTIGAVRFSQIVADVNQAEVVLLHVSDRKTPQNLVDKFALQMSEIADKSQLQVKTNIQTIRGDDIARVIIQESQKFDLAVLRSVRYRTAGGLAVSHVTTQVIRELKCSIVLLGEPNS